The following are from one region of the Streptomyces rubrogriseus genome:
- the chpE gene encoding chaplin ChpE: MKNLKKAAAVTMVAGGLIAAGAGMASATDGGAHAHGKAVGSPGVASGNLVQAPIHIPVNAVGNSVNVIGVLNPAFGNLGVNH; encoded by the coding sequence GTGAAGAACCTGAAGAAGGCAGCGGCCGTGACGATGGTGGCCGGTGGCCTGATCGCCGCCGGCGCGGGCATGGCCTCCGCCACCGACGGCGGCGCCCACGCCCACGGCAAGGCCGTCGGCTCCCCGGGCGTCGCCTCGGGCAACCTGGTCCAGGCGCCGATCCACATCCCGGTCAACGCCGTCGGCAACAGCGTCAACGTCATCGGCGTCCTGAACCCGGCCTTCGGCAACCTGGGCGTCAACCACTGA
- a CDS encoding DNA-3-methyladenine glycosylase, which produces MIASPDRTPLPREFFDRPVLEVAPDLLGRILVRTSPDGPIALRLTEVEAYDGQNDPGSHAYRGRTPRNEVMFGPPGHVYVYFTYGMWFCMNLVCGPEGRSSAVLLRAGEIIEGAELARTRRLSARNDKELAKGPARLATALGVDRALNGTDACTSRETPLRILTGTPVPGDQVRNGPRTGVAGEGGVHPWRYWVADDPTVSPYRAHVPRKRRS; this is translated from the coding sequence ATGATCGCGAGCCCCGACCGTACGCCCCTGCCCAGGGAATTCTTCGACCGCCCCGTCCTCGAGGTGGCCCCCGACCTCCTGGGCCGCATCCTGGTGCGCACGAGTCCGGACGGCCCGATCGCCCTCCGCCTGACGGAGGTGGAGGCCTACGACGGTCAGAACGACCCCGGCTCCCACGCCTACCGCGGTCGGACCCCTCGCAACGAGGTGATGTTCGGTCCTCCCGGACACGTGTACGTCTACTTCACCTACGGCATGTGGTTCTGCATGAACCTGGTGTGCGGCCCCGAGGGCAGGTCGAGCGCGGTTCTGCTCCGGGCCGGCGAGATCATCGAGGGTGCCGAGCTGGCCCGGACCCGTCGGCTCTCCGCCCGCAATGACAAGGAACTGGCCAAAGGCCCGGCCCGCCTCGCCACCGCCCTGGGCGTGGACCGGGCGTTGAACGGCACGGACGCGTGCACGTCCCGGGAGACGCCGCTGCGCATCCTGACGGGTACCCCCGTACCCGGTGACCAGGTACGGAACGGGCCCCGTACCGGCGTGGCCGGCGAAGGCGGCGTGCACCCCTGGCGCTACTGGGTCGCCGACGACCCGACGGTCAGCCCGTACCGGGCCCATGTCCCTAGGAAGCGCCGAAGTTGA
- a CDS encoding sporulation protein, producing MAFKKLLASLGAGGASVETVLSESNVVPGGVVQGEVRIQGGSVDQEIEGLSVGLQAKVEVESGDQEYKQDIEFTKVRLGGAFQLKAGVVHAVPFGLEIPWETPITMIDGQALRGMNIGVTTELEIARAVDSGDLDAINVHPLPAQKAILDAFIGLGFRFKSADMERGHIRGTRQQLPFYQEIEFFPPQQYRGLNQVELSFVADAQAMDVVLEMDKKPGLFSEGSDTFRSFKVGLNDYQGTDWTAYLNQWLSEVGSKRNWF from the coding sequence ATGGCGTTCAAGAAGCTGCTCGCGAGTCTGGGGGCCGGCGGGGCTTCGGTCGAGACCGTGCTGAGCGAGAGCAACGTCGTTCCGGGGGGTGTCGTCCAGGGCGAGGTGCGGATCCAGGGCGGGTCCGTCGACCAGGAGATCGAGGGACTGTCGGTCGGGCTTCAGGCCAAGGTCGAGGTGGAGAGCGGCGACCAGGAGTACAAGCAGGACATCGAGTTCACGAAGGTGCGGCTCGGCGGGGCCTTCCAGCTGAAGGCCGGCGTGGTGCACGCGGTGCCCTTCGGGCTGGAGATCCCGTGGGAGACGCCGATCACCATGATCGACGGGCAGGCACTGCGCGGGATGAACATCGGCGTCACCACGGAGCTGGAGATCGCGCGCGCCGTGGACTCCGGTGACCTGGACGCCATCAACGTGCATCCGCTGCCGGCGCAGAAGGCGATCCTGGACGCGTTCATCGGTCTGGGCTTCCGCTTCAAGAGCGCGGACATGGAGCGGGGCCACATCCGGGGTACGCGGCAGCAGCTGCCCTTCTACCAGGAGATCGAGTTCTTCCCGCCGCAGCAGTACCGCGGGCTGAACCAGGTCGAGCTGAGCTTCGTGGCCGACGCGCAGGCGATGGACGTCGTGCTGGAGATGGACAAGAAGCCCGGGCTGTTCAGCGAGGGCAGCGACACGTTCCGTTCCTTCAAGGTCGGGCTGAACGACTACCAGGGCACCGACTGGACGGCGTACCTCAACCAGTGGCTCTCCGAGGTCGGCAGCAAGCGCAACTGGTTCTAG
- a CDS encoding YbhB/YbcL family Raf kinase inhibitor-like protein: protein MTESKRRPLPHDFHPPVPSFTVTSDDVREGGTLKDAQVHAAGNTSPQLRWEGFPAETKSFAVTCYDPDAPTGSGFWHWVVFDIPASVTELPVGAGSGTFEGLPQGAVHARNDYGSKDFGGAAPPPGDGPHRYVFTVYAVDQEKLGPDADGTPAFVGFNLRFHTIARAQLVGEYEVPADS, encoded by the coding sequence GTGACCGAGTCGAAGCGGCGTCCGCTCCCCCATGACTTCCACCCGCCCGTGCCGTCGTTCACCGTCACGAGCGACGACGTCCGGGAGGGCGGGACGCTCAAGGACGCTCAGGTCCACGCGGCCGGGAACACCTCGCCGCAGCTGCGGTGGGAGGGCTTCCCGGCCGAGACCAAGAGCTTCGCCGTGACCTGCTACGACCCGGACGCGCCGACGGGCAGCGGGTTCTGGCACTGGGTGGTGTTCGACATCCCGGCCTCGGTGACGGAGCTGCCGGTGGGGGCGGGCAGCGGCACGTTCGAGGGACTGCCGCAGGGTGCCGTACACGCGCGCAACGACTACGGCAGCAAGGACTTCGGCGGGGCCGCGCCGCCGCCCGGTGACGGCCCGCACCGGTACGTGTTCACGGTGTACGCCGTGGACCAGGAGAAGCTCGGTCCGGACGCGGACGGCACCCCCGCCTTCGTCGGCTTCAATCTGCGCTTCCACACGATCGCGCGCGCCCAGCTGGTCGGTGAGTACGAGGTGCCCGCCGACAGCTGA
- a CDS encoding SPFH domain-containing protein, producing the protein MEPVIIVLIILVVLVFIALIKTIQVIPQASAAIVERFGRYTRTLNAGLNIVVPFIDTIRNRIDLREQVVPFPPQPVITQDNLVVNIDTVIYYQVTDARAATYEVASYIQAIEQLTVTTLRNIIGGMDLERTLTSREEINAALRGVLDEATGKWGIRVNRVELKAIEPPTSIQDSMEKQMRADRDKRAAILQAEGVRQSEILRAEGEKQSQILRAEGEAKAAALRAEGEAQAVRTVFEAIHAGDPDQKLLSYQYLQMLPKIAEGDANKLWIVPSEIGDALKGLSGAMGNLGGLGGGSGSGGGNGGASVPAQERREKPSID; encoded by the coding sequence ATGGAACCGGTCATCATCGTCCTGATCATCCTGGTGGTGTTGGTCTTCATCGCCCTGATCAAAACCATCCAGGTCATCCCGCAGGCCAGCGCCGCCATCGTCGAGCGCTTCGGCCGCTACACGCGGACACTCAACGCGGGCCTCAACATCGTGGTCCCGTTCATCGACACCATCCGCAACCGCATCGACCTGCGCGAACAGGTCGTCCCCTTCCCGCCGCAGCCGGTCATCACCCAGGACAACCTGGTCGTCAACATCGACACCGTCATCTACTACCAGGTGACCGACGCCCGCGCCGCGACCTACGAGGTGGCCAGCTACATCCAGGCCATCGAGCAGCTCACCGTCACCACCCTGCGCAACATCATCGGCGGCATGGACCTGGAACGGACCCTGACCTCCCGCGAGGAGATCAACGCGGCCCTGCGCGGCGTCCTCGACGAGGCCACCGGCAAGTGGGGCATCCGCGTCAACCGCGTCGAGCTCAAGGCCATCGAACCGCCCACCTCCATCCAGGACTCGATGGAGAAGCAGATGCGCGCCGACCGTGACAAGCGCGCCGCGATCCTCCAGGCCGAAGGTGTCCGGCAGTCCGAGATCCTGCGCGCCGAGGGTGAGAAGCAGTCCCAGATCCTGCGCGCCGAAGGTGAGGCCAAGGCCGCCGCCCTGCGCGCCGAGGGCGAGGCCCAGGCCGTCCGTACGGTCTTCGAGGCCATCCACGCCGGCGACCCGGACCAGAAGCTGCTCTCCTACCAGTACCTCCAGATGCTCCCGAAGATCGCCGAGGGCGACGCCAACAAGCTCTGGATCGTCCCCAGCGAAATCGGCGACGCCCTCAAGGGCCTCTCCGGCGCCATGGGCAACCTCGGCGGCCTGGGCGGCGGTTCAGGCAGCGGAGGCGGCAACGGCGGCGCAAGCGTCCCGGCCCAGGAACGCCGCGAGAAGCCGTCGATCGACTGA
- a CDS encoding HNH endonuclease has protein sequence MRDTLVLNASFEPLSTVTLNRAVVLVLQDKAVVEQAHPSLRMRGAALDIPAPRVIRLCQYVRVPFRRRAPWSRRGVLVRDRHRCAYCGRRATTVDHVVPRSHGGQDTWLNTVASCAEDNHRKANRTPEQAGMPLLREPFEPTPADAMLLALARDDFAALPEWLVLDAA, from the coding sequence ATGCGGGACACGCTGGTGCTGAACGCGAGCTTCGAGCCGTTGTCGACGGTGACGTTGAACCGAGCCGTCGTTCTGGTGCTCCAGGACAAGGCCGTCGTCGAGCAGGCCCACCCCTCGCTGCGCATGCGCGGAGCCGCGCTCGACATACCCGCGCCGCGGGTGATCAGGCTGTGCCAATACGTGCGGGTGCCGTTCCGAAGACGGGCTCCGTGGTCGAGGCGGGGGGTGCTGGTCCGGGACCGGCACCGGTGCGCGTACTGCGGGCGGCGGGCGACGACCGTCGACCACGTGGTGCCGCGGTCGCACGGCGGGCAGGACACCTGGCTGAACACGGTGGCCTCGTGCGCGGAGGACAACCACCGCAAAGCGAACCGGACTCCGGAGCAGGCGGGGATGCCGTTGCTGCGGGAGCCGTTCGAGCCGACTCCCGCGGATGCGATGTTGCTGGCGCTGGCTCGGGACGACTTCGCTGCGCTGCCGGAGTGGTTGGTGCTGGACGCTGCGTGA
- a CDS encoding NfeD family protein codes for MNDIDAWVWWLVAAAALGIPLVVTAMPEFGMFAVGAVAAAVASGLGADLVVQVLVFVIVSVALITVVRPIAARHRSQQPQLATGVDALKGRQAVVLERVDGAGGRIKLAGEVWSARALDTGRAFEPGEEVDVVEIDGATAVIM; via the coding sequence GTGAACGACATCGACGCATGGGTGTGGTGGCTCGTCGCCGCGGCAGCGCTCGGAATCCCGCTCGTCGTGACCGCGATGCCGGAGTTCGGGATGTTCGCCGTCGGCGCGGTCGCCGCCGCCGTCGCCTCCGGACTGGGCGCGGACCTGGTCGTCCAGGTGCTCGTCTTCGTCATCGTCTCGGTCGCCCTCATCACCGTCGTACGGCCCATCGCCGCCCGACACCGCTCCCAACAGCCCCAACTGGCCACGGGAGTGGACGCTCTGAAGGGCAGACAGGCCGTCGTCCTGGAACGGGTCGACGGTGCCGGCGGCCGGATCAAACTCGCCGGGGAGGTCTGGTCGGCACGCGCCCTGGACACCGGGCGCGCCTTCGAGCCGGGCGAGGAAGTGGACGTCGTGGAGATCGACGGAGCCACGGCGGTCATCATGTGA